The genomic interval GAATTTCGGCCGCGTCTCGTACACCGAGCTGATCGACATCCCGGTGGAGGAGGTGATGATGCCGGTCTTGGTCTCGATCAGGTATTTCGCGAAGGTCGCGGCGTGATCGGAACTGCCGCGCGCCCCGGTCACGACGGCCCGCGGGTTCAGGTCGCGCAGCCGCGCGCCGATGGTCCGCGCCGCCGCGCGGTTGCGGGCGAACTGCCGCGCCACGACATCCGGCCCCTCCGCCGCTTCGCGAAGCATCCGCGTGGGCGCGTGCGCGGCCGCCATCACTTGTCCTGCTCCGACGTATTAAGCTCCGCCACGAAGTCGTAGGTGTCGCCGCGATAGAAGGACTGCGAGAACTCCATCGCGCGTCCGTCGGGCAGGAAGCCGCGGCGCTCCACCAGCAGGCCAGGATCGCCTTCCTGCGCGCGCAGAAGTCCGGCCTGTTCGCCGGTGAACAGCACGGCGCGCAGGCGCTGCAACGCGCGCGTCGGGCGATAGCCCGCCCTGGCCAGCGCCGTGTAGAGCGAGGATTCCACCGCGTCGACCGACGGCAGGCAGAAGGCCGGCACGGTGCAGAATTCCAGCGCCATCGGCGCGTCATCGGCGAAGCGCAGGCGGTGGAAGCGGTAGACTGGCGTTCCGGGCGAAAGGCCCATGGTCAGGGATTCTTCCGGCGTCACGGTGCCCTGGCTCTTGCGAAGCCATTGGCTCGTCGGCACGCGTCCGCGCGCGATCATGTCCTCGGTGAACGAGGTGAGCTTGGAGAAGTTCTTCTCGACGCGTCCCGCGACGAAGGTGCCCGAGCCCTGCTTGCGCGTCAGCAGGCCTTCCGCGACCAGCCCGTCGATCGCCTTGCGCACCGTGATTCGCGAGATCGAGAATTCTTCCGCAAGGTCGCGTTCCGGCGGCAGCGCATCGTCGGGCGCCAGCAGCTTGTTCTCGATCGCGTTGCGCAAACCGCGTTGGAGCTGCTGGTAAAGCGGCTGGGCAGCCGTCTCGTCCAGCCGTCCGATGACCTTGAGCAGCGCCACGTCGCTCTCCCTGAGCTTTCCGCGCAACAGGCGGAAGAATTCGTTCTGAGTTTATATAACCAATCTAGTACCACATGTATAGCGTTTCACGTCAACGGCGGAAATACGACAAATTTTCGGCTTGACAGTGACAGCCCAACCGAGAAATGGTTCTACATTGGACTTGGATTGGGCTTCTGCCGTTTTCGGACGCAGGCCCTTCCGAGTCGCGGGGATTGTAGCTCAAGGAGGGATATCGCATGTCATTTCGGGGGATGCTGGCCGGATCGGTCAGCCTGGCGGCGCTCACGGCGGCAGCGCCGGCATTCGCGGCCGACGCGACCGAGGCGCCGGAAATCGTCGTCGTGACGGGTATCCGCGCGTCGATCGATCGGGCGATCAACATCAAGCGCGATTCGACCACCATCGTCGACGCGGTGTCGGCCGAAGACATCGGCAAATTCTCCGACAAGAACGTCGCCGACGCGCTGCAGCGCGTGCCCGGCGTGAACACGGTCTCGGCGGCGAGCGGCGAGGGCGGCTTCGACGAGAACGACCGCGTCTCCATCCGAGGCACGAACCCCTCGCTGACCCAGACGGTGGTCGACGGCCACACCATCGCCAACGGCGACTGGTTCATCCTCGACCAGTACGCCACCATCGGCCGCAGCGTCAGCTTCACGCTGCTGCCCTCCGAAATCGTCGACACCGCGAAGGTTTACAAGAGCCAGCAGGCGGACCTCGTCGAAGGCGGCGTCGCCGGCGTGGTCGATATCATCACCCGCAGCCCGCTCGCTTTCAAAGAGAACCTGACCTTCGAAGGCAGCGCCGAAGCCGCCTACACCACGCTGCGCGGCAAGACCACGCCGCAGGTGAACGGCCTGTTCAACTGGAAGAACGATTCCGGCACGTTCGGCGTCATGGTCCAGGGCTTCTACGAGGCGCGCGACATCCGCCGCGACGGGCAGGAATTCCTCGGCTATTCGACGGTGCAGCCCTGGGTCTGCGTGGCGGCGACGAATTCCTGTTCGGGAAATCTGGCCGCGCTCTCCCATCCCGACCTGGTCGGCAAGGCGTATCCGACCCTGATCGGCTCGGCCCTGTTCGAGCAGCAGCGCGTGCGCCAGGGCGGCGACATCACGGCCGAATGGCAGCCCAACGACGCGTTCGACATCAAGCTGTCGGGCTTCTATTCGCATCTCTCGGCCAGCAACATCAATGACAACAACATGTTCTGGGGAACGAACGAATTCGTCACCATGAACAATGTGCCGACCAGCTATACCGTCAAGAACGGCACGATCGTCTCGGCGGCGTTCCCGGCGGTCGCGCCGGCCTATACGCTGCCCGACGGCACGGTCGTCGCGGCCCGCCCGACCGCGCCCTTCGTGACCGACTTCATCCAGCGTCCGGGCGGCGGCGCGGAGACCTACTACTTCAACGCCGATGCGCATTGGACGCCCACGGATTCGCTGACGGTCGGCGTCAAGGGCGGCTACAGTCACGGCGTCGGCAAGACCGACCCGCAGGTCGCCTGGGAAG from Rhizomicrobium sp. carries:
- a CDS encoding GntR family transcriptional regulator → MALLKVIGRLDETAAQPLYQQLQRGLRNAIENKLLAPDDALPPERDLAEEFSISRITVRKAIDGLVAEGLLTRKQGSGTFVAGRVEKNFSKLTSFTEDMIARGRVPTSQWLRKSQGTVTPEESLTMGLSPGTPVYRFHRLRFADDAPMALEFCTVPAFCLPSVDAVESSLYTALARAGYRPTRALQRLRAVLFTGEQAGLLRAQEGDPGLLVERRGFLPDGRAMEFSQSFYRGDTYDFVAELNTSEQDK